The window TAGTGCGGTAACAAATGACTCAATGACTGAAGCGTTGAAGTTGAATGGCCTTGCGATAGATCATCTgttagcccgtggcaacgcacgggcattcaactAGTGATCTGTAGTGTCATCTGCCTTTCTCTCTTCGGAGCGCCTCGCCGTTGTGCATGTGAAAACCAGCACAGCTATACGCTGACCGCGACCATCCATCTACGTACGTACtgctctctctttttttcctttttttatataatTTCTTTTATCTATTTATGTTCAATctggcagtacaacgaacatcaataataataataattacatccagatccatagaccgCCTAGCGAcgtcgtcatcgcccctccattgccggagtcgggcacaagttgttgtagtagacagttggaaagtcgtcgtgctaagacccaATAAGATCAGCGCACCAGAATAGCAACCAGCgacgatgaagaataacgtagatcagaaggatccaactcgaagacacacgaacgtagacgaaaaaaaacaagatccgagcaaatccaccaaaaatAAATTCGCCGAAGACACACATCCACATGCCCACCAACAATGTTAGACGCATcatcggaacgggggctaggcggaagACTTTTATTCTATCTTCAGGAGCTGTCGTTGTCTCACCTTCCTGAGCAGACACAAACCCTACCAACACTAAAAGAAACGACTAACAACAAAGCCCTTCCGCCGGTCTTTGCCGAGATCCACCGTGCCCCCATAATCCTAGGACCACTGGAGAGGAAGAACCCTACCTTTTTCTTTAGAGGAGGAGGTATTGTTGTAGCTCCAGTGCTTAGTAAGTCTTTGTACGTACTACTCATCAACATGCATCGCTTGCCACAGTGGAGGAGTctacatcgttctcttgcttgagaCTAGAGCATGTACACCCGAAATTGGCACCAGTCATCTCTAAAAACGCATTTCACATCCGGACAtctcaaatccatattattacatgcaacacaTCGATCTTTGACGGAAGCTTCGTCTGGTTCCGCTCCCCCCCGCCCGGCTCCGCCCTTGCCATGTCCTGCGGCTGGCTGCGCCCCTCAGAGTGTGTGTCCAGTCGCTGGCAAGGTAGGGTAGAGCACGGGACACGAGCCGGCTCACGGATTCAAGGCATCaccgtctcccatgccctactctttctCGTCGGAGCCCGGAACCCGTTGGGTGCCGGTGAACGTCAGATCGATGGCGGATCCATCCGGGGATGAGCCGACGacgtccatgatacgtctccaacgtatctataatttttgattgttccatgctattatattacccgtttgggttcaatcttgcggtgtccttacacaGTGGcaataagggttgcaaggcacgtattgtattgttgtcatcgaggataaaaagatggggtttatatcatattgcatgagtttatccctctacatcatgtcatctttcttaatgcgttactctgttcttatgaacttaatactctagatgcatgctggatagttatcgatgtctggagtaatagtagtagatgcaggcaggagtcggtctacttgtcacggacgtgatgcctatatacatgatcatgcctagataatctcataattattcgcttttctatcaattgctcgacagtaatttgttcacccactgtaatacttatgctatcttgagagaagccactagtgaaacctatgaccccgggtctatctcttatcatataggctttcaatctacttttatttacatctttacttttccaatctatattataaaataccaaaaatatatttatcttatcatactatctctatcagatctcactttcacaagtggccgtgaagggattgacaacccctttattgcgttggttgcgagctctttgtttgtttgtgtaggtgcgtgggacttttgaggagtatcctactggattgataccttggttctaaaaaactgagggaaatacttacgctactattgctgcatcatccttttctcttcaagaaaaaccaatgcaagctcaagacgtagcagtccacCGCGATGCGGTTGCGGCGCCCGGACTGATGCGCCATACGAAGCGTCGGAGAATGCGACTCCGCCTTGCTGACATCCGTCGCCGCGAGGGCTGTCACCACCTCCCCGCTCGGTGCCTTGCACGGCGGGCACGCCATGCCATGGCCTTGTGGGATGATGGTGCGTCCTCAATATCGGCGCGCCACCGAAGGGGTTGCGTGTCCGCCAGCGCATTCGGACGCCAGATAGATCGCACAGCCTCCGACGAGGCAGCTACGGACGACCTAGCGCcggatccatgcgccatttgggcGGACGCAATTGATTCTCGATGGATGGAGTCCGAGCACAGTCGTGCACGGGCGTCCTGTAACATCTTAATTTTTAATTTGGatattatacatagatcatcatatgcatatcatgttcattttcttgcatttggttgagatcctagaaatgttaagcaactcaaggacccaaggagagagttggaggtttcacaaaattcatatttggatttatttcaaatttgaataaaggatcaatttgattttattatttttatctTTTATTATTtctaatattaaaaataaatgagagaagataatatgacttctccaaattaagagaaatattggatgaagatttttaaaatcaatttctgattttatttggtatttatttgctattttatttgaattagaaaaatatgcatttttgaaaattgcattcttATGCCAGAAaactgttcactttgttctaaattttttattttggcagtgaaaattgtttttggcatttttagattttttttatattttactaTGAATTTTCTTTGGGCGAAATTATAAAAAAAAACAATTTATGTCGCCCAACTGGTGCGAAGGCCCAGCGGAGCCGGGCTGCAGCCCGCGTCGCCGCTGCCTTCTTCCCGAGCGAGAGACTCCCGCCATCGCACGGACGCCgagggagtccggctcggactcccgtcGGGCCACCCCTCGCCCAAGGCACCTCCCCGCCTCCTATAAGtacccaccgccaccgccgccccaccCCGCCAAACCCGCAGTCGCCGCCGCCCAAGCCGCAGCCGTCGATGccgacgcgccgccgccgctgccgccgcctgcgccgtcgtcgccgcctgcgccgtcgtcgccgcctgccgtcgcctcgccccgcctcgccccgcgcccccgacgccaccgtcgcccgaACTCCGCCGTCGGTTTTTCTTTCGAGGACCGATAAAACCGCCGAACCGCCGCCCGATTTTTTTGGGTTTTTCGTTAGACCGGTTcagatcggttttattttcggagttcgctaattagcgagcgttcactcgAACGCCACTGTTAGCGAACGTTTTCACCCATTTGTGTCCgttagtgaacgttcgttcgttagtatttttctttttattttattttcggccaggaacctatccgcgattattttttattGTGATTTagccctgatctttaaactagcataacttcTTACTCGTTTATccgaattagatgaaaccagcgcctaaatcttcgtatcgttctgttttttccagttaaccaacttgaacatgattttggtactggaaaattttgagtttagtccagattagtaaacgaacttgtttcgttcgtattttgagtttcgttgctccgtttgagttgaatctttttgcaaatcgtagctaatcacttgtacctacTGCTAAGATCTAATGCACATGATAATATTGTTGTTAGGTTTTGAatcttgttagtttaagccgtttgtTTGTTTCGTGTTCGATGTGGATCTTTTCTTGTTTTTTCTCGTGTttcctttgagtgattgcttatatatgctattgtttgtctacgctagattacccggagtgcgaagcttgttaccacgaatctctagagtttgcagatcgtcagcaaggcaagttacactttgatcatactcttttatacccaatttttactatgcattagtattgctcctcgatatttgcatgagtaggattgggaatctgtggttttggttgtagtgtttgaggtaggaacctaataccttttgatcaccccgggaatatacgttatgcttaatattgcttagccatgctagtAGGCAGGGATTGGAtcatgattcacacatggaagtttgagagttatttaaacATGGatgacattaaggtggcaactttaatatacatctgggtggattggttgaggcacctggggaacccagtgttgcctgtttttggaaatcccggagtacccgtgtgattatcctatggaatgccacacaggctcaaagggatcataagattattcatgctagaaactttcgtgtgcagccacaagccattaggggctctgacatagttgagtaagttgcgtgagctcttgaagagttagactagcaaatgtagagggatgtaggtggtactgtctacccggagtagatagttaatgcttcagaaaggctatgtctcgagcatccgatcatggatgcggccgagtcttgtggggaaaagtgcgcaaacctctgcagagtgtataaactaatcatggttagaagtgtccccggttatggacatcttgagtatctagtacttgaatcaattgatgtgatctcatcatgttactttaattaatttgaattgggttaatgatgatacttttaattgggatttgagttggggttacctcctCAGATattgggcaacatgggagtagttaaataaatttattcctttgttgtagggaaaaactaactttatgcaaaaccatgaaacttacagcctccaccagcctatTGCATGtacatatagttcttgcatttcaattgctttacagtgtaactatgccagtatattccatgtgctgacccgtttcgggctgcaacgtcttatgttgcagactactcagacgacgaataaggtgcgataggtcattgttttgcactcaaATATGCCGTTGGAgtcgatggactcatttaccttcgaaactTCCGCAATTATCTagttttttgtgtaatcatactctttatgaggactcgatgtaataagtgtgtgattgaaactctgttataattcctcgagtactgtgtgtgtcagcattatcgatccagggatgacactgatgcatagagacttaaccgtttgaggtctggtcgctacacgtcCTCCCAGGCGCGACGGAGCGCAAGCCggacggccatctcctcctcgAAACCGCGTGGGATGAACTCGGGGCCGACGAATATGAAGGTAAAGGACTCGGATCCGCTGTCCGTCATGTCGGAGACGGCCGGTAGGAGCCGAAGACGAGCTTGGGTGGCGGAGGGAAGTGGAGGGGAGAGGAGTGAAGTGGGCATAATCtcgtgaagtggctagggtttggtccggcaAGCGGATGGGGTGGATGTTATGTCGGATGGGGTGGGCCAGCGTGGGCTGGGTCGGGCGGTTTGAGGGGTCTTCTGGATCAAAAAATCGTGACCGGACAATGACCAGGCGCCCCGCCCAGACGTGTGAAACGGATTTGAGGCgtctggctgtagatgctcttacgacTTCATTTTTCCACGGTTTGGTTAGTGTACCTCTCCAGCCATGGTTGACGCTCCGAGTCCCGAGACACGTGACGCCGCCCGGCGATCTGATCTCTCATTGTCACTGCTCTTAACCAACACGTGACGACGAGACCACTGTTGCTCCTCTCCGCCTGCACCGTGGGCCCGCCGCGATCTAACGGCATCCGTGGCGGCAGCCACCCCACCTGACTCGGGCTACAGGGCATCCATCACAGCTGTCCCGGCCCGCCTCAGTTTCCGCTCCCCCGAGCTCCGCACCGCCCACGTGCGGAGGACGTGTAGTGGCCACTGGCTGTGTTGCCAGCGAGGACGTATAgtggccgctggctgtgttgcccgCGAGGACGTGTAGTGGCCGCTAGTTGTGTTGCCGGCGTGAACTAGGGCTGCTGGCCTGTACTTGGGCGTGCTTTCAAATATTGGCCTTTGAAAAATGATGCGGACAAGACGGGGCCAAACAATGCGTCCGCGTGTTGGACGCACGGCCGACGCATTCCAGGACAGGGTCGCACACGACCCCATTGGCCTATCCAAACAGATAGAATCCgggcaaaacggacgtccgtttagaATCGTGCGCTGGAGTTGTCTTTACGGCCTTATTTTTCCACGGTTTGGTTAGTGTACCTCTCGAGGCATGGTTGACGCTCCGAGTCCCGAGACAAGTGACGCCGCCTGGCGATCTGATCTCTCACTATCACTGCCCTTAAGACTGGTCacagtggggaggaacttaggagtaacatcacacactccaatacaactttgcttatgtggcacgtatttaatgaagagagaggtgcttgtggtaactagctaagttaccggaacatcacacactccaagaaacaatgagtctataacctaataaatacatcgttgcatgacactacatagatgttcctacccactatgaaggtactaatatagtctagggaagtgtgtaagttactagcttatgctcttgcccattgtgaccagcctaaccAACACGTGACGACGAGACCACTGTTGCTCCTCTCCGCCTGCACCGTGGGCCCGCCCGCGATCTAACGCCGTCCGCGGCGGCAGCCACCCCACCTGACTCGGGCTACAGGGCATCCATCACAGCCGTCCCGGCCCACCTCAGTTTCCGCTCCCCCGAGCTCCGCACCGCCCACGTGCGCTCCCGCTCCCCACTCCGCCGTGTGCATTTCCGGGCGCCACCCACCGGCGGCCACTCAGACACGTCCGCCCGCGCATGAATAAGACCAAACCGAACCAAACCACCGACGCGAGGGCCCGAAAATAACTTCACGCCCCCCACGCGAATCGCTCTTCCTCCTCGCCTCACGCCCCGCATTCTCCCACTCCCTCCGTCACCTGCTCTTCCGAGCCCCGCGGCGTGGCACCGCCGAGATCCACCATTCCGCCGCCCGGCACACTGCATTCACCGGCCATTTCTCCCCGTTCGCCTCTGACGGCGCCAACCATATTTTCCTGCCTGGCGCCTCGACGGCTGGCCGGGGTTTCCTATTACGGATTCGGCCGTTATAAGGAAGGTGATAAGGCTGAGGGGGTAAAATTGGCAACCGGCGCCGGATTGCCGCTAGCTGGCTGCGGGGACGCGTCATCCTTCCCCGTTTCCCGCCGGTTTCGGGGGCTCTGCCATTGGACGCGGCTGGCGGCGCTGTATATATAGCGAGCGCACTGCCCGTGCTGCCATCTTCCGCCGTCGTCCTCGCCGTCCTGCGCTGAGTGGAGACGAGGCGATTCCCTTCTTGGTGGCGTCCGGATATGCTCCACGCGTAGGGTGGTTCGCCCGTGCGTGTTTCCGATGGGGTGCAAGGCGGCGGCGGCAATGGGCCTCAAGGCGGGCGGGGCGGGCAAGCTCAGGCTCCCGTCGGTGGTGGCCGCGGTGGCGCGGTCGCGGATGATGAAGCTGTGGGTGCTCCGCGCCACCGCCACGGTGCTGCTCTGGACCTGCCTCGTCCAGCTCACGGCCGTCGGGGAGACGTGGGGGCCGCGCGTCCTCATGGGCTGGTCGTCGTGCCGGACGGCGCGGCTCGCGATGACGGAGTCCGTCGTGGAGAAGGCCGTGCTGCCGCCAAGGAGTAAGTGCTACTACTACTAACTCTGCTTCGCATTGTCGTTCTTGGGATTGCAATTCGATATGCTTGGCATTGTCGTCTCCAATGATTTTGAATTCAACCTTTTTGATGCAAATTTCCAGATGTTATTTATTTGATCCCAAATTGGTAGTAGTAATTGGTTAATCATTGCCTATGGAGGAAAAGAAGCATGTACAGACATTTTTGATTGCTCAAactcgatatttatgggtttgccTTTACCTTTTTGGTACCAATTGTAGCGCATTTAGGGACTGACATGAATGAACCCGAGCTTGCTCTTAGTATCAATTAAGAGGTTGGTTTATCTCCTTTATAGAAAAACCATGCAGCCCCAATAATGGCACAATTTGGTGTTTTGTGTTTGTAGTACATGCCATGCATGGTTTATTTCAACTCGACATCAATTGATGTGGTCAAATTTACATTTTcaacattattgggcgtagaaattTCTGCTCACTTGCTAGGAAAAATTATGCACATTACGGTGCATTTGGGCGGATGGTGTACATTGTGCTCGTATGATCTATTGATCTTTAGTTGTCCTTGCTTTTTCTAATATTTTACTGTCTCCATGTTTGTTCTGCTAGGAATTTATAGGAGCAATGGCTATCTGATGGTTTCATGCAATGGTGGGCTTAACCAAATGCGAGCAGCTGTAAGCGGCTCGAAAACTCTCCATTTTTTCAGTAACTGATTTTCTGGCAGACCATCATGCTTTATAGCATCTAACAGCGCTCTCATTATTTGCCTGTTTACTCAGATATGTGACATGGTTGCCATTGCAAGATATTTGAATGTGACTCTGATAGTTCCCGAGTTGGATAAGACATCATTTTGGCATGACCCAAGGTGCACTTGCTATTTTGATATGGCTACTTTTCCCATTTGCTTTCTAGCATGGTTAGAGTTAGTTTTATGCTTACCCCTATGTCAGTATGCTTATGCGAATATCTTATTTGTTTTGCTTTCAGTGAGTTCCAGGATATATTCGACGTTGAACATTTCATAACTTCTCTGAGAGGCGAGGTTCATATACTTAGAGAATTGCCTCCAAGAATGAAGCAAAGAGTGGAAGTGGGGATGTTTCACTCAATGCCACCTATTAGTTGGTCAGATATCTCCTATTATCATAATCAGGTTAGAATTTTTGTGTGTAGTTAGATGTGTCTTTTGCTACTTAACCTTACAATGCTACTCTTTTGTTTTTGTGAAAATGCTTACTATTAAATTCTTTTGGTACAGATACTTCCTTTGATTCAGAAACACAAGGTTGTCCATCTAAACCGAACTGATGCCAGGCTTGCAAATAATGGTTTGCCCCTGGATATCCAGAAGTTGCGTTGCCGAGTTAATTATGGTTCACTGAAGTTCACACCCCAAATTGAAGAGTTGGGTAGACGAGTGATTCGAATTCTCCGCAAAAATGGCCCTTTCTTGGTTCTTCATTTACGATATGAAATGGATATGCTGGCGTTCTCTGGCTGTACTGAAGGTTGCACGCGTGAAGAGGCAGATGAGCTCACTAGGATGAGGTAAAATATGCTGGCTCTCATACATCAAGTAGTTTTGTGTTTTGTTACATATTAACAACTGGGCTGCTTGCCAACCACAGATATGCTTACCCATGGTGGAAAGAGAAAGTCATTGACTCTTATGTGAAAAGAAAAGATGGCTTTTGCCCATTAACGCCTGAGGAGATTGCTCTTGTCCTCAGAGCATTGGAGGTTGACACTAGTATGCAAATATATATTGCGGCTGGAGAAATATATGGCGGAAAGCGCAGAATGGCTTCTCTTACTTCAGCGTATCCCAACGTGGTATGTATCAATTGGTGCATGTACATCTATGGTTACATCTTTGCAGCATTTCATAGCTATCACTGGTCTGCATGATTGCATATCTCTTATGTCCGTTTTGCTGATGATGAATTTACATTGTTGCATAGGTGAGAAAGGAGACGCTCTTGGAACCGTCTGATCTCAGGTTCTTTCAGAACCATTCATCACAGATGGCCGCACTCGATTACTTGGTGTCACTCGAAAGTGACATATTTGTTCCAACATATGATGGGAACATGGCTAAGGTTGTCGAGGGGCATCGCAGGTATATATTCCATTTGGTCATAGCTCTGCTTTGTAAATAAAATAATCTAATCAGAACATTTGCATACTGCTAAAATCCTACATTATGTGCATGCTAGATCTGAACATTTCAGCATCTTTAACCTGATTTTTAACTATAGAGGAAATTCATGTACTATTTCATATTTTTATCCTACAGGTTCATGGGATTCAAGAAAACAATCTTATTGGACAGAAAAATTATCGTTGATCTGGTTGATCGGTATAAGAGCGGCTCATTGCCGTGGGATGAGTTCTCTAAATTAATCAAGTCCGTCCACGCAAACCGGATGGGGTCAGCTTCGAGAAGGACGGTGATTCCTGACAAGCCCAAGGAGGAGGACTACTTCTATGCTAACCCTCAAGAGTGTTTGCGTGACCCCGATCTTCTACGGGCCTTGTGACATTTTTCCTGCCGGCAGAGTGCACCAGCTCATGCCATTCTTTTGGCAAATGGCAAGGCATCGTCCTGAGGAGTTCAGCTTGTGCTAAAGAGGAAGTCCTGTGGCTGGGGGCAGAGAGATCGGAGCTGCTCACTTGAATGTGTAGATGTTATAGGGTGGGGGATAGGTTCTGAAAGAGGGCTGATATTCTTGTATAGATAGTGAGCGCAAGATGGCACATTTTCATCATTCCTACAGGAAAGTTTTTATGCTGCGTTATCGCGTTGTCTGTCTAGACCTGATTCCTTGGGATTCCAGGAAATTTTAGCTCAGTTTCTCTGTGCATCCGGTGGAACTGGGGCTGATCCAGTGTAATCCAAACAGGCCCCAATGAAAGTGTGACAAAGAACAGAGACATCATGGCATAGCAATCATCTTCTTTTCCTCTGGCATCTCATTCAGAAGTTGCACCTCTATACTGCTTGAGCAGCTAGATTATaacagtatatataacctgaaagttttgaGTAAAATGAACACAAGTCGTCCTCTTGTCAACCACCCTGGTGCGTCGAAATGCTGCTACATGTGTTTGTGCTCGTCCACTTGTTAGCGTGCGCACGGGCATCTCGTTTCCAGTGTTGATCGAGATAGGACACGCGGATTAAGGTGGGATTAGCATTGATCCAAGAGCAGCCGTAGGAGCTTTCGTTCTAAAAAAAGAGCAATCGTAGGAATTCAGCAATATGGCACTCCTACTACTGCCTCGTCTTGAGCTCCCCCGGCGTAACCCGATCCTAGGTGCATCGTGCAAGGAGCCAGTTCGTGCGCCCGCCTTGTTTTCAGCGGCCATCGGGATGGAGAATTTACCTTGACGCAAGAGCAACCAACCTCGGGCGCGTTTCACATTGGTATATAGTACTTAGAGCATGATTAATAGTATAGACAACTGCTGTCTATATGATCTTGCCACGTCATCTATAGTCAGCCTTATAGCCGACAAGTACAATAGATGCATAATACTACTTGGTTGATACATGACCCACCTTCCTTTCTCACAGAGTGTCTAGGAGCACGTCATACAGCCGGTTGTTAGTGAGcagtccgcttctcttctctctccgccACCTCATTAAAAATATAATATTTAAAGTCTTACAGCCCGCATATGTCatcctattgtacttgctcttagagcaactccaacgcgccgacccaaacggacaacgcttttatctgtttttttgtccgtttgggtcggccgcccgatCAGCGTACGCCCTCTTTAAAATTTGTGCCGGCAGTGCGCCCAACGGCCATGACCCATTTCATGTCCGCACGCAAATTTTGAAAAAGGCCCACGGCCATaagatcatgccagcggccatgttGTCGCCCGAAGttcatgccggcaccatgccagcgccTGCATACAATGCCAGTTTAAAAAAACATGACACGGTTCGGCTGGCGCACTTGCCATCagccggcacacatgccagcacacaaaaagggGCGGGAATTCGACCACGCCATCGCGGccgtggtcatgccagcacacttgtcagcatacaaaaaaggatggcgctcgccgccataggtcactcgtcgtcgaacttgagcatgtcggcatgcatcttctcgaaccacgacctcttccttggcgacaccgtgttgagatccaccttcatgatctccacccccgTCATCATGCTAGCGAGAGCCACTTTGTAAGGGCATTTCCTACCTTAGGGTTTTGGTGATGATGACAACACGCGTGTGGACTAATCGTGCATCCCAGTTTCCTCAGGTACACACTATGTGGTGCAAGACAGTTAGGCCTTCCCTCTAtgcggaaaagatcgaagacggagtTTCCGACGTTTTTATTCCTTTGGTCGGAGGATATCCGTACTTGTTAGAGGGAATCCTCATTGGAAGGTATTGGGTGAATCACTACGCGTACACGTTCTTTGCACCCACCGTATACCCTCCGTTCGAGGAGAGAGAAGTTCCCAAAGTCCTCTGTGACTGCAGTTTTGCtcatggcggtagtaccgctctcttgagcggttgtaccgctggatgCAGTTTCGGTCAAACCACAACTCCAAGTACCGCTCAAGGGTGACACCCTTCTGTACCGGGTACGGTGGTAGACCGGTGATGGAATGGAAGT is drawn from Triticum dicoccoides isolate Atlit2015 ecotype Zavitan chromosome 6B, WEW_v2.0, whole genome shotgun sequence and contains these coding sequences:
- the LOC119326574 gene encoding rhamnogalacturonan I rhamnosyltransferase 1-like, coding for MGCKAAAAMGLKAGGAGKLRLPSVVAAVARSRMMKLWVLRATATVLLWTCLVQLTAVGETWGPRVLMGWSSCRTARLAMTESVVEKAVLPPRRIYRSNGYLMVSCNGGLNQMRAAICDMVAIARYLNVTLIVPELDKTSFWHDPSEFQDIFDVEHFITSLRGEVHILRELPPRMKQRVEVGMFHSMPPISWSDISYYHNQILPLIQKHKVVHLNRTDARLANNGLPLDIQKLRCRVNYGSLKFTPQIEELGRRVIRILRKNGPFLVLHLRYEMDMLAFSGCTEGCTREEADELTRMRYAYPWWKEKVIDSYVKRKDGFCPLTPEEIALVLRALEVDTSMQIYIAAGEIYGGKRRMASLTSAYPNVVRKETLLEPSDLRFFQNHSSQMAALDYLVSLESDIFVPTYDGNMAKVVEGHRRFMGFKKTILLDRKIIVDLVDRYKSGSLPWDEFSKLIKSVHANRMGSASRRTVIPDKPKEEDYFYANPQECLRDPDLLRAL